A window of Oncorhynchus nerka isolate Pitt River linkage group LG4, Oner_Uvic_2.0, whole genome shotgun sequence contains these coding sequences:
- the syk gene encoding tyrosine-protein kinase SYK isoform X2, whose protein sequence is MADNVNALPFFYGNITREDAEDYLQQGGMGDGMYLLRQSRSYLGGYALSVAYRRECYHYTIERELNETYAIVGGKSHRTPVDVIDYHSQKCEGLVCLLKMPYNRPKGMQPKVGPFEDLKEKLIREYVKKTWNLQGAALEQAIISQRPQLEKLVATTAHEKMPWFHHTITREDSESRLQMGSRTNGKFLIRQRDLNGSYALCLLHGSQVMHYRIDKDKAGKLSIPDGKKFDTLWQLVEHYSYKPDGLLRVLTDACPRPEGDHFGGIGRAGYNNGRGASHSKTTDNLNPYDTRASNNMVSKESMPMDTEVYESPYADPDELRTSTVDRKQLFLEDGELGSGNFGTVMKGIYKMRKTEKPVAVKILKNDDNNPAVKEEMLREANVMQQLDNPYIVRMIGICEAESLMLVMELAELGPLHKYLQRHKQISIKNITELVHQVSMGMKYLEEHNFVHRDLAARNVLLVTQHYAKISDFGLSKALTEEENYYKAKGHGKWPVKWYAPECMNYFKFSCKSDVWSFGVLMWEAYTLGMKPYKGMKGNEVIQMIENGERMDIPPNCPAEMYDLMKKCWTYKADERPGFAVVEPRLRDYYYDISSQ, encoded by the exons ATGGCCGACAATGTAAATGCCTTGCCCTTCTTTTACGGCAACATCACCCGGGAGGACGCAGAGGACTACCTGCAACAGGGGGGCATGGGCGACGGCATGTACCTGCTACGGCAGAGCCGGAGCTACTTAGGGGGCTACGCCCTGTCAGTGGCCTACAGACGGGAGTGTTACCACTATACCATAGAGAGGGAGCTCAACGAGACGTACGCCATCGTTGGGGGGAAGAGCCACCGAACCCCCGTGGATGTGATTGACTACCACTCCCAGAAATGCGAAGGGCTGGTGTGTCTGCTTAAGATGCCCTACAACAGGCCCAAGGGCATGCAGCCCAAGGTGGGGCCTTTTGAGGACCTCAAGGAGAAGCTGATCAGAGAGTATGTGAAAAAGACCTGGAACCTGCAG GGTGCGGCCCTGGAGCAGGCCATCATTAGCCAGAGACCTCAGCTGGAGAAGCTGGTCGCCACCACCGCCCATGAGAAGATGCCCTGGTTCCATCACACCATCACACGTGAGGACTCTGAATCACGGCTCCAGATGGGCTCTCGCACCAATGGCAAATTTCT GATCAGACAGCGGGACCTGAATGGTTCCTACGCCCTGTGTCTCCTACATGGGTCACAAGTCATGCATTATCGCATCGATAAGGACAAGGCTGGCAAGCTCTCCATTCCTGATGGGAAGAAGTTTGACACACTGTGGCAG CTGGTGGAGCATTACTCCTACAAGCCAGACGGGCTGCTCCGCGTACTGACTGACGCCTGTCCGCGACCTGAGGGAGATCACTTTG GTGGTATTGGACGAGCAGGCTATAATAAT GGCAGGGGTGCCTCTCACAGCAAAACCACAGATAATCTCAACCCTTATGACACCAGGGCTTCAAATAATATGGTCAGCAAAG AGTCCATGCCAATGGACACAGAGGTGTACGAGAGTCCTTACGCTGACCCAGACGAGCTGAGGACCTCCACTGTGGACCGCAAACAGCTCTTCCTGGAAGATGGAGAGTTGGGCTCTGGGAACTTTGGGACTGTCATGAAGGGCATCTACAAAATGAGGAA gaCAGAGAAGCCGGTGGCAGTGAAGATCCTGAAGAATGACGACAACAAcccagcagtgaaggaggagatgcTGCGGGAAGCCAACGTCATGCAGCAGCTGGACAACCCCTACATCGTCCGCATGATCGGCATCTGCGAGGCCGAGAGCCTCATGCTGGTCATGGAGCTGGCCGAACTGGGGCCGCTCCACAAGTACCTCCAGAGGCACAA ACAGATCTCCATTAAGAACATCACAGAGCTGGTGCACCAGGTTTCTATGGGCATGAAGTACCTGGAGGAGCACAACTTTGTGCACAGGGACCTTGCGGCCAGGAACGTGCTCCTGGTCACCCAGCACTATGCCAAGATCAGCGACTTTGGTCTGTCCAAGGCTCTCACAGAGGAGGAGAACTACTATAAG GCAAAAGGCCATGGGAAGTGGCCAGTGAAATGGTACGCCCCAGAGTGTATGAACTATTTCAAGTTCTCCTGTAAGAGTGACGTGTGGAGCTTTGGGGTCCTGATGTGGGAGGCGTACACGCTAGGGATGAAACCATACAAG gGCATGAAAGGAAATGAGGTGATCCAGATGATCGAGAATGGTGAGCGTATGGACATCCCCCCCAACTGTCCCGCGGAGATGTATGACCTCATGAAGAAGTGCTGGACATACAA GGCGGATGAAAGGCCTGGATTTGCAGTTGTTGAGCCCAGACTGAGGGATTACTACTATGACATATCGTCACAATGA
- the syk gene encoding tyrosine-protein kinase SYK isoform X1, translating into MADNVNALPFFYGNITREDAEDYLQQGGMGDGMYLLRQSRSYLGGYALSVAYRRECYHYTIERELNETYAIVGGKSHRTPVDVIDYHSQKCEGLVCLLKMPYNRPKGMQPKVGPFEDLKEKLIREYVKKTWNLQGAALEQAIISQRPQLEKLVATTAHEKMPWFHHTITREDSESRLQMGSRTNGKFLIRQRDLNGSYALCLLHGSQVMHYRIDKDKAGKLSIPDGKKFDTLWQLVEHYSYKPDGLLRVLTDACPRPEGDHFGGIGRAGYNNLLEAAGGMLTRIKSYSIPIPGRKKGRGASHSKTTDNLNPYDTRASNNMVSKESMPMDTEVYESPYADPDELRTSTVDRKQLFLEDGELGSGNFGTVMKGIYKMRKTEKPVAVKILKNDDNNPAVKEEMLREANVMQQLDNPYIVRMIGICEAESLMLVMELAELGPLHKYLQRHKQISIKNITELVHQVSMGMKYLEEHNFVHRDLAARNVLLVTQHYAKISDFGLSKALTEEENYYKAKGHGKWPVKWYAPECMNYFKFSCKSDVWSFGVLMWEAYTLGMKPYKGMKGNEVIQMIENGERMDIPPNCPAEMYDLMKKCWTYKADERPGFAVVEPRLRDYYYDISSQ; encoded by the exons ATGGCCGACAATGTAAATGCCTTGCCCTTCTTTTACGGCAACATCACCCGGGAGGACGCAGAGGACTACCTGCAACAGGGGGGCATGGGCGACGGCATGTACCTGCTACGGCAGAGCCGGAGCTACTTAGGGGGCTACGCCCTGTCAGTGGCCTACAGACGGGAGTGTTACCACTATACCATAGAGAGGGAGCTCAACGAGACGTACGCCATCGTTGGGGGGAAGAGCCACCGAACCCCCGTGGATGTGATTGACTACCACTCCCAGAAATGCGAAGGGCTGGTGTGTCTGCTTAAGATGCCCTACAACAGGCCCAAGGGCATGCAGCCCAAGGTGGGGCCTTTTGAGGACCTCAAGGAGAAGCTGATCAGAGAGTATGTGAAAAAGACCTGGAACCTGCAG GGTGCGGCCCTGGAGCAGGCCATCATTAGCCAGAGACCTCAGCTGGAGAAGCTGGTCGCCACCACCGCCCATGAGAAGATGCCCTGGTTCCATCACACCATCACACGTGAGGACTCTGAATCACGGCTCCAGATGGGCTCTCGCACCAATGGCAAATTTCT GATCAGACAGCGGGACCTGAATGGTTCCTACGCCCTGTGTCTCCTACATGGGTCACAAGTCATGCATTATCGCATCGATAAGGACAAGGCTGGCAAGCTCTCCATTCCTGATGGGAAGAAGTTTGACACACTGTGGCAG CTGGTGGAGCATTACTCCTACAAGCCAGACGGGCTGCTCCGCGTACTGACTGACGCCTGTCCGCGACCTGAGGGAGATCACTTTG GTGGTATTGGACGAGCAGGCTATAATAAT CTATTGGAGGCGGCAGGTGGAATGCTCACCAGAATCAAATCCTACTCCATACCCATACCTGGTCGAAAAAAG GGCAGGGGTGCCTCTCACAGCAAAACCACAGATAATCTCAACCCTTATGACACCAGGGCTTCAAATAATATGGTCAGCAAAG AGTCCATGCCAATGGACACAGAGGTGTACGAGAGTCCTTACGCTGACCCAGACGAGCTGAGGACCTCCACTGTGGACCGCAAACAGCTCTTCCTGGAAGATGGAGAGTTGGGCTCTGGGAACTTTGGGACTGTCATGAAGGGCATCTACAAAATGAGGAA gaCAGAGAAGCCGGTGGCAGTGAAGATCCTGAAGAATGACGACAACAAcccagcagtgaaggaggagatgcTGCGGGAAGCCAACGTCATGCAGCAGCTGGACAACCCCTACATCGTCCGCATGATCGGCATCTGCGAGGCCGAGAGCCTCATGCTGGTCATGGAGCTGGCCGAACTGGGGCCGCTCCACAAGTACCTCCAGAGGCACAA ACAGATCTCCATTAAGAACATCACAGAGCTGGTGCACCAGGTTTCTATGGGCATGAAGTACCTGGAGGAGCACAACTTTGTGCACAGGGACCTTGCGGCCAGGAACGTGCTCCTGGTCACCCAGCACTATGCCAAGATCAGCGACTTTGGTCTGTCCAAGGCTCTCACAGAGGAGGAGAACTACTATAAG GCAAAAGGCCATGGGAAGTGGCCAGTGAAATGGTACGCCCCAGAGTGTATGAACTATTTCAAGTTCTCCTGTAAGAGTGACGTGTGGAGCTTTGGGGTCCTGATGTGGGAGGCGTACACGCTAGGGATGAAACCATACAAG gGCATGAAAGGAAATGAGGTGATCCAGATGATCGAGAATGGTGAGCGTATGGACATCCCCCCCAACTGTCCCGCGGAGATGTATGACCTCATGAAGAAGTGCTGGACATACAA GGCGGATGAAAGGCCTGGATTTGCAGTTGTTGAGCCCAGACTGAGGGATTACTACTATGACATATCGTCACAATGA